The Pyrus communis chromosome 2, drPyrComm1.1, whole genome shotgun sequence genome includes a window with the following:
- the LOC137726849 gene encoding microtubule-associated protein 70-5, with protein MAGYDEEQLGVGGVGGDELSLVHPDPVVLELNRMHNLLKEKSRELGIAHGEIKALRATEVQKDKAVEELRNEVQKLDEKHRVTESLLQHKNLEIKKLIDEKRDALAAQYAAESTLRRVHANRRDDESLPLESFIAPLEAEIKIYKNQIAALQEDKKALERLTKTKESALLEAERILQSALERALIVEEVQNQNFELRRQIEICQEENRILEKTNRQKVLEVEKLSQTIQELEEAVLAGGAAANAIRDYQRQAEELHEEKRTLERELARIKVSANRVATVIANEWKDDNDKVMPVKQWLEERRLMQGEMQRLRDKLAISDRTAKAEAQLKEKMKLRLKTLEEGLKHVSSFSCNPNLFCGSPKPEKSSNFLGFLTSNGGSAKRSTSQPRGSTVSRSSPQRQPHSDNETAGGLKRATSFRKKYGSGENMLKKSLWASRSKVVDSGEKENTEMKENTNTDTENNNDKTAAADIKAADGGNEDSHNKISTNPESEDMVSGFLYDRLQKEVLNLRKHCEAKESDMNAKDEEIKMLMKKVDALTKAMDVEFKKMKREAVARDKETAAAKYMDENKKSRNINSSKRCVTNL; from the exons ATGGCGGGTTATGATGAAGAACAACTTGGAGTTGGAGGAGTTGGAGGAGATGAGCTGTCCCTTGTCCATCCAGACCCTGTTGTGTTAGAGCTCAATCGGATGCACAACCTACTCAAAG AAAAGAGTCGGGAGTTGGGGATTGCTCATGGTGAGATCAAGGCTCTCAGAGCTACTGAAGTTCAAAAGGATAAGGCTGTAGAAGAG CTCAGAAATGAAGTACAGAAATTGGACGAAAAACACCGAGTCACAGAAAGTCTTCTCCAGCACAAG AATCTTGAAATCAAGAAACTAATAGATGAGAAGAGAGATGCATTGGCTGCACAATATGCTGCTGAATCAACTCTTAGAAGGGTACATGCAAATCGAAGGGACGATGAATCTCTTCCTCTCGAGTCTTTCATTGCTCCTCTAGAAGCTGAAATCAAAATTTACAAGAATCAG ATTGCGGCACTTCAGGAGGATAAGAAGGCGTTGGAACGCCTTACCAAGACAAAAGAGTCAGCTCTTCTTGAAGCAGAACGGATATTGCAAAGTGCACTAGAAAGGGCTCTAATAGTTGAAGAGGTTCAGAACCAAAACTTCGAATTGAGGAGACAGATTGAGATCTGCCAG GAGGAAAACAGAATCCTCGAAAAAACAAACCGCCAAAAGGTTTTAGAGGTTGAGAAGCTTAGTCAAACCATTCAGGAACTTGAGGAGGCCGTTTTAGCTGGTGGGGCTGCAGCCAATGCTATTCGTGACTACCAACGACAGGCAGAAGAATTACAT GAGGAGAAGAGAACTCTGGAGAGAGAGCTAGCAAGAATTAAAGTTTCAGCAAACCGGGTAGCAACTGTGATTGCTAATGAGTGGAAGGATGACAACGACAAAGTTATGCCCGTGAAACAGTGGCTGGAAGAGAGAAGACTAATGCAG GGAGAGATGCAACGGTTGAGAGACAAACTAGCTATATCGGACAGAACAGCGAAGGCAGAAGCACAACTCAAG GAAAAAATGAAGTTGAGGTTAAAGACGCTCGAGGAAGGGTTAAAGCATGTTTCGAGCTTCTCCTgtaatcctaatttattttgtggTTCCCCAAAACCTGAAAAATCTAGTAACTTCTTAGGATTTCTGACAAGCAACGGTGGTTCAGCAAAGAGATCGACATCACAGCCGCGGGGTTCCACTGTCAGTAGAAGCTCTCCACAGCGACAGCCACATTCAGACAACGAAACAGCTGGAGGGCTAAAAAGAGCGACCAGCTTTAGAAAAAAATATGGTTCTGGAGAAAATATGTTGAAGAAAAGCTTATGGGCATCTAGAAGTAAAGTTGTTGATAGCGGTGAAAAGGAGAACACAGAAATGAAGGAAAATACTAATACTGATACTGAAAACAACAATGATAAAACTGCTGCCGCAGACATTAAAGCTGCAGATGGTGGCAATGAGGATTCGCACAACAAGATAAGTACCAACCCTGAAAGTGAGGATATGGTCTCCGGGTTTCTCTACGATAGGCTTCAGAAGGAGGTCCTAAACTTAAGGAAGCATTGCGAAGCCAAGGAGAGCGATATGAATGCTAAAGATGAAGAAATAAAG ATGCTGATGAAAAAGGTGGATGCGCTGACAAAAGCCATGGATGTAGAGTTcaagaaaatgaagagagaaGCAGTGGCTAGAGATAAAGAAACTGCAGCAGCCAAGTATATGGATGAAAACAAAAAGAGCAGAAATATAAACTCCTCTAAACGGTGCGTGACAAATTTGTAA